The following proteins are encoded in a genomic region of Polynucleobacter paludilacus:
- the alaS gene encoding alanine--tRNA ligase, translated as MKVSQIRQAYLDFFASKGHQIVPSSPVVPGDDPTLLFTNAGMNQFKDVFLGFDKRPYSRATTAQKCIRAGGKHNDLDNVGYTARHHTFFEMLGNFSFGDYFKKEAIQFAWDLLTQVFKLPKEKLLVTVYAEDDEAYAIWKDQIGVPAERIIRIGDNKGARYASDNFWMMGDTGPCGPCTEIFYDHGEHIPGGPPGSPDEDGDRFIEIWNNVFMQFNRDEAGNMHPLPKPSVDTGMGLERIAAVLQQVHSNYEIDLFVHLLKAAKEAVDAAGGGHCDANSPSLKVIADHIRACSFVVVDGVIPGNAGRGYVLRRIARRAIRHGYKLGARKPFFYQLVPALVKEMGEAYPELRAAQDKVGEVLKQEEERFFQTISNGMEILESALAGGATVVDGETAFRLHDTFGFPLDLTADVCRERGVTVDAEGFEQAMQKQRDQARAAGKFKVAQGLEYSGKPTHFHGYENLKHEGASVTALYVDGAPVQAIQAGDAAVVVLDNTPFYAESGGQVGDQGELRNETARFGVQDTFKIQAAVFGHQGELLEGELKVGDSLTAIVDRKLRLDTMRNHSATHILHKALREVLGDHVQQKGSLVDATKTRFDFTHNAPISSEEIRRIEDIVNAEILANAATSAKVMSLDDAQKTGAMMLFGEKYGEEVRVLEIGSSKELCGGTHVQRTGDIGSLKILSESGVAAGIRRVEAVTGSNALHFLQDLEDRVNEAATILKTHPGDLVNRVTQLQESLRHAERELEKVNSKLAASQGDELASQAIEVNGIKVLAARLDGADAQVLRETMDALKGKLKTAAIVLASVQGDKVSLIAGVTADTIAKVKAGDLVNFVALQVGGKGGGKPEMAMAGGTNAAALPAALAGVKDWVASK; from the coding sequence ATGAAAGTCTCCCAAATTCGCCAAGCCTACCTGGATTTCTTTGCCAGCAAGGGCCACCAAATTGTCCCATCTAGCCCTGTAGTGCCTGGAGATGATCCGACCCTGCTGTTTACGAATGCAGGGATGAATCAATTTAAAGACGTTTTCTTAGGGTTTGATAAGCGCCCCTATAGCAGGGCAACAACGGCACAGAAATGTATTCGGGCAGGTGGTAAGCATAATGATTTAGATAATGTGGGTTACACCGCACGTCACCACACTTTCTTTGAAATGCTGGGCAACTTCTCTTTTGGGGATTACTTTAAGAAAGAGGCGATCCAGTTTGCATGGGATCTGCTGACACAGGTCTTCAAACTACCCAAAGAAAAACTTCTCGTTACTGTGTATGCCGAGGATGATGAAGCTTATGCGATTTGGAAAGATCAGATTGGCGTCCCTGCTGAACGGATTATTCGGATTGGCGATAACAAGGGCGCGCGTTACGCTTCTGATAATTTCTGGATGATGGGTGATACGGGTCCATGCGGCCCCTGTACTGAAATTTTTTACGATCATGGTGAGCATATTCCAGGAGGTCCTCCTGGCAGCCCCGATGAGGATGGCGATCGCTTCATCGAGATTTGGAATAACGTCTTCATGCAATTTAATCGCGATGAAGCGGGCAATATGCATCCTCTACCTAAGCCTAGCGTAGATACGGGCATGGGCCTTGAGCGCATTGCAGCAGTTCTGCAACAGGTGCATTCCAATTATGAAATCGACTTATTTGTTCACTTATTAAAGGCTGCTAAAGAAGCAGTCGATGCTGCTGGTGGAGGCCATTGCGACGCGAATAGTCCATCCTTAAAAGTGATTGCAGATCATATTCGTGCCTGCAGCTTTGTGGTGGTTGATGGTGTGATCCCCGGTAATGCTGGGCGCGGTTATGTTCTGCGCCGAATTGCGCGTCGTGCGATTCGTCATGGATATAAGCTAGGTGCACGTAAGCCTTTCTTCTATCAATTGGTTCCTGCCTTAGTCAAAGAGATGGGTGAGGCATACCCAGAACTTCGGGCGGCGCAAGATAAAGTCGGCGAAGTTTTGAAACAAGAAGAAGAGCGCTTCTTCCAGACCATTTCAAATGGCATGGAAATCCTCGAGAGCGCTCTAGCAGGTGGCGCAACAGTGGTTGATGGTGAGACCGCTTTCCGTCTACATGACACCTTTGGATTTCCATTGGATTTAACCGCAGATGTTTGTCGTGAACGAGGCGTTACCGTAGATGCAGAAGGCTTCGAGCAAGCGATGCAAAAGCAACGGGATCAAGCTCGAGCTGCAGGTAAATTCAAAGTAGCACAAGGGCTGGAGTATTCAGGTAAGCCAACCCATTTTCATGGGTACGAGAACCTCAAGCATGAGGGTGCTAGTGTTACAGCTCTTTATGTAGACGGCGCCCCAGTGCAGGCAATTCAGGCTGGCGATGCCGCCGTTGTGGTTTTAGACAATACCCCGTTCTATGCTGAGTCAGGCGGTCAGGTTGGTGATCAAGGTGAGTTACGTAACGAGACTGCTCGCTTTGGCGTGCAAGATACTTTCAAAATTCAGGCCGCTGTCTTTGGGCATCAAGGCGAATTGCTGGAGGGTGAGTTGAAGGTTGGTGATTCGCTCACTGCGATTGTAGATAGAAAGCTTCGCCTCGATACGATGCGTAACCATAGCGCAACTCATATCCTCCATAAAGCATTGCGCGAAGTGCTGGGTGATCATGTTCAGCAAAAAGGTTCTTTAGTGGATGCTACTAAAACCCGTTTTGACTTTACGCATAATGCCCCGATCTCTTCAGAAGAAATTCGCCGCATCGAAGATATTGTCAATGCCGAAATTTTGGCCAATGCTGCTACCTCAGCCAAAGTCATGTCATTAGATGACGCACAGAAGACTGGGGCTATGATGCTCTTTGGTGAGAAGTACGGTGAAGAAGTGCGCGTATTGGAAATTGGCAGCTCAAAAGAGTTATGCGGCGGCACTCACGTACAACGTACCGGCGATATTGGTAGCCTAAAGATTCTGTCTGAGAGCGGTGTGGCTGCTGGCATTCGTCGGGTAGAAGCAGTTACAGGTAGCAACGCCCTCCATTTTCTACAAGACCTAGAAGATCGCGTGAATGAGGCGGCAACGATTCTCAAAACGCATCCCGGAGATTTAGTGAACCGCGTGACGCAATTACAAGAAAGTTTGCGACATGCGGAGCGTGAGCTAGAGAAAGTCAATTCCAAATTGGCTGCTAGCCAAGGTGATGAATTAGCTAGTCAAGCGATTGAAGTCAATGGAATCAAAGTATTAGCAGCTCGACTGGATGGCGCAGATGCGCAAGTCTTGCGCGAAACGATGGATGCTCTTAAAGGCAAACTCAAGACCGCTGCGATTGTATTGGCTTCAGTGCAAGGTGATAAGGTGAGTTTGATTGCAGGCGTTACTGCCGACACGATTGCTAAAGTGAAAGCAGGTGATCTCGTTAACTTCGTTGCCCTGCAAGTTGGCGGTAAGGGTGGTGGTAAGCCCGAAATGGCGATGGCGGGCGGCACGAATGCTGCTGCTCTTCCTGCGGCGTTAGCTGGAGTGAAAGATTGGGTTGCGAGTAAATGA